Proteins encoded in a region of the Flavobacteriales bacterium genome:
- the ric gene encoding iron-sulfur cluster repair di-iron protein, with translation MEITKDTFIGEIVANNYETATVFSKHQIDFCCNGNRTLATACETTAVSVLDLIEELSSVTSHENESQNYHSWDLGFLADYIYNQHHTYIERKVPEIKQYLTKITSVHGEQHPELHQIKSLFFGAADDLIPHLKKEELILFPYFKKLDQALKTKSKVQSPQFGTVMNPINMMHHEHDNEGNRFREIARLSNNYTPPKDACNSYRVTYALLQEFEKDLHKHIHIENNILFKRAIALEKELMN, from the coding sequence ATGGAAATAACTAAAGATACATTTATTGGTGAAATAGTAGCCAATAATTATGAAACCGCAACAGTGTTTAGTAAGCATCAAATTGATTTTTGTTGTAATGGGAATCGAACTTTAGCAACTGCTTGTGAAACAACAGCAGTTTCGGTTTTAGACTTAATTGAGGAATTATCCTCAGTAACCAGCCATGAGAATGAATCTCAAAATTACCACAGTTGGGACCTAGGGTTCTTGGCTGACTACATCTATAATCAACACCACACTTACATCGAAAGGAAAGTTCCTGAAATAAAGCAGTATCTAACCAAAATCACAAGTGTACATGGAGAGCAACACCCTGAATTGCATCAAATTAAATCGTTATTTTTTGGTGCAGCAGATGATTTAATTCCCCATTTAAAAAAAGAAGAATTAATTCTTTTTCCCTATTTCAAAAAACTAGACCAGGCTTTAAAAACGAAATCTAAAGTACAATCTCCACAATTTGGAACTGTTATGAATCCCATTAACATGATGCACCATGAACATGATAATGAGGGAAATCGTTTTAGAGAAATAGCTCGACTTTCCAATAACTATACACCTCCCAAAGATGCTTGTAACTCTTATCGTGTAACCTATGCATTATTACAAGAATTTGAAAAAGATCTACATAAACACATTCATATCGAAAATAACATTCTCTTTAAAAGAGCCATTGCATTGGAGAAAGAATTAATGAATTAA
- a CDS encoding amidohydrolase, producing MKFPFSQLLVGVLISLLTVSCLTKTKVDLIIHNATIYVVDEEHTIHEAMAVKAGKIVAVGKENQILNKYSATEKIDVQNQYVYPGFIDAHCHFLGYGLTLQQVNLIGCQSFEEVVERCINFEKTNQSEWLTGRGWDNTLWDDKSFPSKEELDVNFPNKPVLIRRVDGHAAVANQVALDLANINLGTEVSGGTIGVKDGQLTGILVDNAVDLVLDIIPKPTLAEKKKALLAAQRNCFEVGLTTVDDAGLDKEDVELIEKLHQTEELKMRIYAMLTDSKENFDYYLDTVGEPFRTERLTVNAFKFYGDGALGSRGACLLRPYTDIADSSVYGMLLNDTAYFQKYAGILHEKGFQMCTHAIGDSTARFILNTYAKALKGTNDRRWRIEHAQIIDSSDFRLFADYSVVPSVQPTHATSDMKWAFLRLGKKRVRFGYAYQNLLHQNGWLPLGTDFPIEGIDPLTTFYAAVARKNKDGLPKNGFQIENALSRIQALKGMTIWAALSNFEEEVKGSLEVNKLADFVILNRDILTVEEDELLKARVTATYINGEKVF from the coding sequence ATGAAGTTCCCTTTTTCACAATTATTAGTTGGGGTATTGATCTCATTATTGACCGTAAGTTGCCTTACCAAGACTAAGGTCGATTTGATTATTCATAATGCTACTATTTATGTAGTGGACGAAGAGCATACAATACATGAAGCTATGGCCGTTAAAGCGGGGAAAATTGTCGCCGTAGGAAAGGAAAACCAAATTCTTAATAAATACAGTGCAACAGAAAAAATTGATGTTCAAAATCAATATGTATATCCAGGATTTATTGATGCACATTGCCATTTTTTAGGTTATGGTTTAACTTTACAACAGGTCAATTTAATTGGTTGCCAATCGTTTGAAGAAGTGGTCGAAAGGTGTATCAATTTTGAAAAAACGAATCAATCAGAATGGCTTACTGGAAGAGGTTGGGACAATACTCTATGGGACGATAAAAGCTTTCCTTCTAAAGAAGAATTGGATGTTAATTTTCCTAATAAACCCGTTTTGATAAGAAGGGTTGATGGTCATGCGGCAGTAGCTAATCAAGTTGCATTAGACTTGGCCAACATTAATCTTGGAACAGAAGTTTCTGGAGGAACAATAGGTGTCAAAGACGGACAATTGACAGGGATATTAGTTGATAATGCGGTAGATTTGGTACTAGACATTATTCCCAAACCTACATTAGCCGAAAAGAAAAAAGCGTTATTAGCAGCGCAAAGAAATTGCTTTGAAGTAGGATTAACGACAGTTGATGATGCTGGGCTAGACAAGGAGGATGTTGAATTGATTGAAAAGTTACATCAAACTGAAGAGTTGAAAATGAGAATTTATGCAATGCTTACCGACTCCAAAGAAAATTTTGATTATTACTTAGACACTGTTGGAGAGCCTTTTAGAACAGAACGTTTAACGGTAAATGCTTTTAAGTTTTATGGGGATGGTGCTTTAGGGAGTAGAGGAGCTTGTCTCTTAAGACCTTATACAGATATTGCCGATTCATCCGTTTATGGAATGTTGTTAAATGATACTGCTTATTTTCAGAAATATGCTGGGATTTTACATGAAAAAGGATTTCAAATGTGTACGCATGCTATTGGAGATTCTACCGCTCGATTTATTTTGAATACTTATGCTAAAGCATTAAAAGGAACCAATGACCGTAGATGGAGAATTGAGCATGCGCAAATCATTGATTCTTCTGATTTTAGACTGTTTGCAGATTATTCTGTGGTACCTTCTGTACAGCCTACTCATGCAACCTCAGATATGAAATGGGCCTTTTTAAGGTTAGGGAAAAAGAGAGTGCGTTTTGGTTATGCCTATCAGAATCTTTTACATCAGAATGGTTGGTTACCTTTGGGAACAGACTTCCCAATTGAAGGAATCGATCCCTTAACCACTTTTTATGCTGCTGTCGCTCGTAAAAATAAAGACGGTTTACCCAAAAATGGTTTTCAAATAGAAAATGCTTTATCCCGAATTCAAGCCTTAAAAGGAATGACAATATGGGCTGCACTGTCTAATTTTGAAGAAGAGGTCAAAGGATCTTTAGAGGTTAATAAATTGGCTGATTTTGTAATTCTTAATCGAGATATCCTCACTGTTGAAGAAGATGAGCTTTTAAAAGCAAGAGTTACAGCTACTTATATTAATGGAGAAAAAGTGTTTTAA
- a CDS encoding Rrf2 family transcriptional regulator: MFSKSCEYGLRAAIFIAQQSTLKQKVHLNDIASEIDSPSAFTAKILQLLTKQNIVKAIKGPYGGFLIEEQQLEQLLLSDIVDAIDGNQIYTGCGLGLKQCDAKSPCPLHHQFVNIRNELKTMLESTTLKSLANEMHTNLVWLKR, encoded by the coding sequence ATGTTTTCAAAATCATGCGAATATGGATTACGGGCTGCAATTTTTATTGCGCAGCAATCAACTTTAAAGCAAAAAGTTCATCTCAATGATATTGCCTCTGAAATTGATTCTCCTTCTGCTTTTACGGCAAAAATTTTACAATTATTGACCAAACAGAATATCGTTAAAGCCATCAAAGGCCCTTATGGAGGTTTTTTGATCGAAGAGCAACAATTAGAACAATTATTACTTAGCGATATTGTTGACGCCATTGATGGAAATCAAATATATACTGGATGTGGTCTAGGATTAAAACAATGTGATGCAAAGTCTCCCTGTCCGTTACACCACCAATTTGTAAACATTAGAAATGAACTAAAAACAATGTTAGAATCTACAACGCTAAAGAGTCTAGCTAATGAAATGCATACCAACTTAGTTTGGTTAAAAAGATAG
- a CDS encoding group III truncated hemoglobin has translation MKEIENRTDISVLVHTFYASIRKDDLLGPIFNRHIAEEEWPAHLEKLTDFWVTNLLGQPCFKGNPTQAHVGVDKNLNYSISQVHFGQWLQLWFSTIDRLYTGKLADRAKEAARRMSTGQFMAIWHHRPEETKG, from the coding sequence ATGAAAGAAATTGAGAACAGAACAGATATTTCAGTATTGGTTCACACTTTTTATGCCAGTATACGAAAGGACGATTTACTGGGGCCCATCTTTAACCGACATATTGCAGAAGAAGAGTGGCCTGCTCATCTTGAAAAACTAACAGATTTTTGGGTGACCAACTTATTAGGTCAACCATGCTTTAAAGGGAATCCTACTCAAGCTCATGTAGGAGTTGATAAAAACTTAAATTATAGTATCAGCCAAGTACATTTTGGTCAATGGCTTCAATTATGGTTTAGTACCATTGATCGTCTGTATACAGGGAAACTCGCAGATAGAGCAAAAGAAGCAGCAAGAAGAATGTCTACGGGGCAATTCATGGCAATATGGCATCATCGTCCTGAGGAAACTAAGGGTTAA